The genomic stretch CTGGTGAAGCTGCGACGGGGACGTGATCTCAATTCATCGCGCATCTTAATGAATGAGGGTAGCACGGACACTTCAGCTATCTTCATCGcgcatctcaattctcaaataATTTATATGAACTAGATGGAGCACTTAGCTGTTAGAGTGCAATTTCTTTTGTCCTCAGGTGGGTTGGGTGTAGCATCTATTCCTCTCCAAGGGAAAAAGTGCACCTAGCAAATCACTAGAGCAAAACATGATGTACACCTTAGTTAGGTAGACATTAcaatattacattaaaataacCTATTCTTAAGCTCGCGCTGCGCGTGGGCAACAAATTAATCCTAGTTTGGACCTACTACGACAGTGTACATAATATAGATGAACGTCCAGGGCGCATGCCTGGATCCATCGTCATGGACATGGCCAGCATGAGGCCGCCTGCTGAGCCCAAGAAGGTATGCGTCGTCGGCGCGGGCATGTccgggctggcggcggcgcgcgagctGCGGCGCGAGGGCCTCGCCGTCACGGTCCTGGAGCAGTGCGGCGACATCGGCGGGCAGTGGCTCTACGACCCTCGGACCGACGCCGACGACCCGCTCGGAGCCGCGGTGCCGGTGAATGTGCACAGCAGCATGTACGCGTCCGTGCGGCTGCTCAGCACGCGCGAGACCATGGGCTTCTCCGACTTCCAGTTCGTGCCCaggcccggcgccgccggtcgCGACGCGCGCCGCTTCCCGGGACGCCGCGAGGTGTACTGCTACCTCAAGGACTTCTGCGCCGCGTTCGGGCTCGCCGACGCCGTCAGGCTCAACACCCGCGTCGTGCGCGTcgccatggcggcgccggcgccacgtgAAGCCTCCGGCGGCGACGTCAAATGGCTGGTGAGATCCGTACACGTCCAGCCGGACGGCAACGAGGACGGGGTGGCCGCCGAGGAGGTGttcgacgccgtcgtcgtcgccaacGGCCATTATTCGCAGCCAAGATTGCCCAAGATACAAGGTACCTAAACCAATATAATCCAACTGCTCACTACATAGTATTACATTTGCAAATAAACCAACTCTCGCCTGCTCGATCGATCTCGATCAGGAATGGGGGAATGGAGCCGGCGGCAACTGCACAGCCACTCCTACCGGGTGCCGGACCCCTACCGCGACGAGGTACGGAGGAAGAATCCACAGCAAAAGCCATTCATTATTTATGCTCTGCTTGCTTGGCAGCCTGACAATAGTCTTCGTCTCCGGCGACGGAGCGCAGACAGTGGTGATCGTCGGCTGCGGGGACAGCGGCCTGGACATCGCCCTGGATCTCTCCGGTGTCGCCAAGGAGGTTAACCTCTCAGCCAAGACCGTGGGGGACGCCACGACGCCGGCGGTGTCCAAGATCCTCGCCAACCACTCCGACATGCACCTGCACCCGCAGGTGCACCGCCTGTGCGAGGACGGGCGGGTGGTGTTCGCCGACGGCTCGTCCGTCGTCGCCGACACCTTCATCTACAGCACCGGGTACCTGTACTCGTTCCCGTTCCTCGACACGGGAGGGGTGGTCACCGTGGACGACAACCGCGTGGGCCCCCTGTTCGAGCACACCTtcccgccggcgctggcgccgtCGCTGTCGTTCGTGGGAATACCGATGAAGGTGTTCGTGCCGTGGTTCCTGGAGGCGCAGGCCAGATGGATCGCGCGGGTTCTGTCCGGCACGGCGGCGCTCCCGCCGGAGCAAGACATGCTGCAGGCGGTGCAGGAGGACTACCGCGCCAGGGAGATGGCCGGCTTCCCGGCGAGGTACTCGCACGACATCGGCAATTTCAAAACCAGTGTACGCACCATTCTTACCAACCTTTGTATGATACGGATTaaacattttttagaaaaaaaattgacctTGTGATACATACAAGAGAATTTGAACAGTTTTATGCTTAGATGCAAATGAGCTATTCTGTATAGTAGCGCTGATATGTTTAATTCTATCTTGGGTCAGGAGATCCTCGAGTTCGTCAACAGGTACACGGACCTCCCAAACATGGAGGATTGGAAGATGGAGCTGTTATTGACTACCTTAGGGAACAAGAAGGACAACCGCGAAACCTTCCAGGACCGTGACGACTACAGTGAGAACGTCAATCAGGGTTTTCAGAGATGGCTCTCCTTAGCTGGTGCCCAATATGAAGCTGCCattgctgctggtggtgctggtgatgatgatgccggtGGTGATGCTGCGCAAGTGCAGCAGAAGCCATTGCCGCTCCATCTCAAGTCTGAACTCTAAACTCTGGACTGTTCAGGTGCATTTCCACTGCTTGAACGACGAAATGTTTACCCGTGTATGGACAATTAATTATTCATCTGTTAAATCTAACAATTTTGTAATGTACTGCCACCTTAATACTATCATTATTTATACTTTACCTTATCATCTCTCCACTTTCTATAACTATGATGTCTAGACATaaatcatactccctccattccaaattataagtcattccaagaatcttggagagtcaaagcatttcaagtttgaccaaaattatagaaaaaattataaaaatttatgacatcaaataggtatactatgaaaatataattgatgaagaatctaataatACTTAGTTGATAttataaatgttattatattatcatacaaatttggtcaaacttgagatactttgactctccaagattcttggaatgacttaatttgggacggagggagtatctggGACCACCATAATGTTCGCCTCTACCGTATCATCCACTTTTCTTTCTAACCCCAGTTGAGTGACTTTTGTTTAGACTACAATATAATGTTCCATCAATTGCGCATTTCTGCCCTCCACTCTCGCCTTCCTAAATCCACAGCCTCGAGCCACATGTTTTCAAGCCTTGTGCAACAACTAGACTGTGCGCGCTGCCGTCATGTGAGGCTTGTAGAGTGGCTACTCGAGCGTGAATTGGCTGGTGAGATCCATACACATTGCGCCGACGTGCAGTGAGGATTGGGTGGCCGCAGAGGTGTTCAATACCGTTGGCATGGCTTGCATACATGTGGAGCTAAGATTGCCACGTAGGAGGTGTTCGATACTATATATGGGCATCGTCGCCAACAACCAATAATTGCAGCTATGATTAATATAATCTAACTGCTCACTATATAGTAAAATATGTGCAAATCAATCAGCCCTAGGCTGCTCGATTGGTCTGGGTCAGGGATGGAAAAAAGGAGCCGGTTGCAAGTGCACAGCCACTCGTACCGGGTGTCTGACCCTACCGTGATGAGGTACAGATCGGAGGCAGTGCAAGCCATTCATTTGTACTCTTCTTGCTTGGCTGTGATGGGTGCCTGAATAATTCATATTTCAAAACATGTGTGTTGTATTTTAGTTGAACCTTCAATGCAGTGTTTAAACGCTATAGTTACTGGTAGGACAAAACACGactttgaaaaggaaaaaagtataTGTTTTTTCGCTTATTCATCTTCATTCTTGATCTAACAGCCTAGTTCTTCTCCAACTAAACCCTATCTTCCTGGCCACCTTCTTCACTCCCGACTATGAACTAGCGCTGATGCTGCTCGCCAAATCCGATGCCAGCAGGCTCCTAGTTCAGTCAATACCTTTCTCCCCAGATCTATCATGTGTACAACTCAGAGACAGACACAAAAATCTACAGTAACACTGACAAATCTTACGATAATATAATCTTGGTGATGGCAATATGAAAATATTGTAGCGCGGGTGACCGCCGTCTTCGTCACGCTTGTGTCGACCCATATCTGTATTGGCTATGTCGGCTGCTCAAGATACTATGGGAAAAGCGCCTTCAGTACCCGTTCCTAACCCCCTTTAGCACCGGTTGTACTAGTTGTGCAATCGGTATTGCTACTTTAGAACTAAAGGGATCCTTTTGTACCGGATcaaataaccagtactaaaggggggcctctagtaccggttgtttataccaaccggtactaaattggctgccacGTCGCGCGTGGCCGAAGCCAATTTAGTACTAACTGGTATAAACAACCAATACTGAaggtcttttttcttttctatttcttttcacattttcttttctatttctttattctatattagtatttcgtatttgcACTACTGGAGAAATCGCTTCTGGTACCGGTCCGTAACACCCTCTAGTAcgggttgtgcaaccggtactggcaatccggtactagggggtgctttagtaccggttgaaataaccggtactaaaggtagtaccggttggggatacCCGTACtacctctttatcttcatagttcactttaagcccatatcggtccaattgctccagcctcccaatcggccgatttccaccaacCCCATCCGCGGAAACACTGAAGCACCAATCGgtcgatcctcaactgtagcatcaatcggccgatttccaatcgtgacctctgtgtcttgccgcatctcctgatttcttcctttcttgatgCCAATttcacacgtgtcaaaatctggcgtcaacatcTTCTTTAATATTTTCAGTTCTTTTGATTTCATCATATTTTAATGCTACATGTATGAGTTACAGTGTTAAAAACCTAACTTGATATGTTCTAGTAAATCTATAGATGTATGCTCCTGTAAGTAATATTAAGTCTGATTCTAGTGATGTATTTTATGCATTGTTCCAGTAAGTCTGATTCCACTAACTTGATATATTCTAGTAACTTGATATGTTCCAGTAAACCCTAACTTGATATGTTCCAGTAAATATGATTCCAGTAATATATTTTAGTCATCATTAACTATTTACTTGTATGCATTGTTCATAGATCATTAACTATTTAGGGGTTTCTAATAGTAAAAATTTATTTGTGCCTTCACTAACTATACAAAAAATTCATATAGTGTCAATATATCTGCATCAATATATCTGTGTAAATTTTTGACTATTATCTGCATCAATATATCTGTCATCCATTCTATTCATAAGTTTATATGCCATCAGTTAGATATCATTAGACATATACTTAGATTATTTTAGTTTAGTCATTTGTACCATTTATCGTTCAAACTTCATTAATTTACAACGCTTTAGTGCCTGTCAATTGTATAAAAATATTCCGTAACGAgttaaaaattttaattttcaaatttgaatggTATTTTTACATTTGAGGGGTTTCTCATAGGAAAAATAAATTTGTTATCCGACTACTACTGTAATTCCATATACATTAGGTTTCTTAATTATTTACACTGATATTGTTCCTGTAATTTCAATTTGTATATTCTGTAGTTTTTAATTTGTGTAAATTTGCATGTTGTGTTTGCATCTTTAGGGTTTCCACTAACAAATTATTTGTTCTTTGGCTAACCATAGAGAAAATGTGTTTAGCTGTTTAATTTGCTTTGTCttgttaatatttttttatgctaCTGTTGAGTTTCTTATCTTAGCTATTTATATGAGACTTTTTTCAATTTcaaatgtttgtagctagtgcACATTTGTAGAGTTCTTGTTAATCTGTTTCAGCTTTCCACAATTGTAAAGGACAGGAAGTTTATGCAACTGTTATCTTAGCTGTTATAATACTTTATGCTATTGTTCTATTTGTTATCTTTCATTTATTCATGCACTTATTCTAAATTTAGTGATGCAGTGGTTTTATTTTAATATGAGGTTTTGCTTTATCAAAAAGTCTAAATTTATTCTATAAGTGTCTATAGGTAAAATTTTGTTTATCCGTTTACATTAGCATGCCATGTACATTCATAATTCTATATACATTAGGATTCTTAATTATTTACACTATATTAGTAAGTAACTTACAGTGTCAGTGTTACTGTAATTTCAATTCGTATAATGTGTAATTTTAAGTTTTTATAAATACATTGAATTTTGATTTTGCTAGACTCTTCCATTGGTCATGCTCTAATATGATTTTAGGTTTTTCCTCCTGTTCAATTTGTTATCTTAGCTCTTGCACAAGTTCTTCTAGAATTTTCACACTTTACATTTGTTGCAGCATCGTTCTCTTTCTTTTCACGCTTTTGCAAGGGAAGAAGTTCCTATGACTCGTCACAATTTGTGCTACTTTGGTATCACTAATGATCCTCAAGACTGTCTGATTTTAGCTTGGTCACAAACTGATGAGAACAAGAACAAGTGGATGACAACAGTCCGTGCTTTGGAGAGTCTGGTTGGTCATAAAAATCTTCCAAGGTTCAAGATTGCAGTGGATCCAGGTAATCTTCCGTTATTTACCAATTTTTAGAGTTTGATTTGgcaaaataaatttatttgtccTGAGTTTTTAACAATTTTCTATTGTTCAGGTCGCAGGTTTGGTTTTATTCTTTGCCTAGATAGTCAGATTGCACAAGGCATTCATGGTCGCTATGTAGTCAGATTGCACAAGGCATTCATGGTCGCTATGTTTAAGTTGGGCAAGAGAAGATCTTCTTTGACCTAGTGAGGAGTGTGAAGAAAATGCCATTCTATGAAGATTGCAATCAGCATCTCAAGGTTTTGAGGTGGATATGAAGAAGTGTTCCAGAAATATCTGATTAAGGACATGCAGGAACCAGATATGTCTTTGAATCTGGATGTTGCATTTTGGTGTCTTTTGCTTTGGATAATATATATCTGTAGTTAACTAGATGTAGCATCAAACTTTCTTTTGATGTGTGTAATATGCAAATTGCAAGATGCTACATCCATATGTCTAGAGTATTGGAATGATGGTTTATGAACATATTTAAGTATGGCTGAATATTTTAAGAActtattttataattagttaTGAATATTATGGCTGAATATTATGGCTGAACTTGTTTTATAAGTATGGCTAACTTTTATGCAAATTTGAAGAATGATAAGATGCCATATgtggttttcctttttattattcAATTCTCTAGTTGAAAAAATATGTATGAAGAAATCTGCTAAAATGTAATGTGTTTTAGCATTTCATTACAGTTTGAAATCTGCTAGAAATCTGACTATTACAGTTTGAATTTCATTAATTTACAGTGCTTTAGTGCCTGTAATTTGTTCAATGTTGTCATGTAAACGAGTTGCAATTGTTTAATCTTGTCATGTAAATCTGATTTGTATTTTTACATTTGAGGGGTTTCTCACAGTTAGAAATAATTTGTTATCTGGCTAACTATAGAAAAAAATGTTTCAGTTGTTAATTTTGCTCAACATTTTCAGATGTATTTTtgcattttatttttccttgtcTTTTTTGCATCAGTTTGGTTAATATGTGCTCAGCATAGTTGTTTTCTTTCTGCATCAGTATCCTAGGGTCATAATTTTCACGTGACAGATGTATTTGTAGCATCTGGATTTTTTTCTCTTCAAAACAGGGTGTTTTTCACCTTCAAATCACCCGGGTAATTGTGGATTCAGAAATACCTAGGTTAGCAGTAGACACTCTCGTAATAGATTTCTCTTCAATGCCAACCACGCACATAAAACTAAAAGGTAGGCCGTGCCAATAACACCAATAACACAACCGGTATGAGTATGACttcaaaaataataaataacttTTTTCTTGGCAAACAATGATGACCTACATCTAGATCATATATTTTAAGTTGTTTTTGTCGTGGTGTCTTCCTCATGAACACCAATAATGCACTTCCGCTTTTCCTGAGCACGTGTAGTCCGTAGTTGTTTTTTGTTCAGCTCGGCCTCCATAAACTGGGATCCCATTATGCGCTATTTACCTTCATCTTGACATCCATAATTATTTTTGCCTAGACTATTTATTTACGTATTCACATGGTGCCTCGCATAGTCCCAACCATCCTCCTGCAGGATCGATCACTGCAGTAGACTGTGGGGTTTTGCCTTCTGAACAGAACAGTGATACTGGGATGCGGAAGTGAGGTAGCCGGTAAGAACGACATTGCGGTCTTCCTGTTTCTAGTAGTGTGGAGCAATCTTAGGCCCTATTTAGAGGGCATATTTCCGCTATTTTGTAAAGCTATTTTGTAGTAAAGgttgttagattgatctcctccccaatgggcccaaaggcccattgggaccctgatccgcgccctgatcgggggtgctcaccctagcattgggtggtgggctcctgtcgcgctgcgctatataaacagggtgggggacccggctcggctcacgaggttcgccgcaaccagccgccccaccgacacacctaccgatctaggttttgcgcagtagcggcgggaagtacCACCGctacctcaccggcgaccggactcggcactgcgcgtcgctgccttgcgcagactccacCAAGCGAAccagcgatggccagcagctctactgctcccacccctagggtgaaggtacccctatctctctctccctctcggcACACACCAGAAACACCATGTCCCTCATGTTGTTTATGATCCCGATtagatgtgcatctagagatcctaggcacgcgtctaacaatggtatcagaccCCTCACTAGAAGCTCTTCTAGATCAGGAAAAAGAAGTAGAtccaaaaagaaacagaaaaagtAAAACctaaaaccctaaccctagaacTAAAGAAAAGAGGGACGCGGGGAGGCTTACCTGCCGCCGTCCTCACCGCTGCACAtccaccgacggcgagcggcaaaggccggccgagcctcgggctcACCGGGGAAAAGGTCCACCCGAGCTGCCGGAGCATCCGCTCGGGGCTCGGGTTGGGGGGGGGCGCAACAGCACCACCAaaggaccgctcgacggcggtGCGCCCAACCTCGcggtggacgcgcgcgccggcgaggggacccgcggtggcgccggccctcCTCCATGGTCGCCATGGCTCTTTGGATCTCGTTTTTTTTTCGGGAGGCCCGGAGGGAGAAAGGGGGGAggcaagaaagagaaaggggagggggctgccgcggccgtgcgccggtggggccatccctccaccgccgccgtcggccatcgccgggcgcgggagagacagccccgccgccgccgccacggtggGATCTCGCGGGGGAAAGAAAGGAATGAAGCTATGGTTTCCGGGGGATCGGCCGTCGGGCGCTTTTGTTCCGCCGAAATCAACGCACGGCCGTCCGATTAGATCGACGGCTCACAGCTGCCGGCGGGGGTCCGCGATCGACATTGCGGTATGCGGAAGTGAGGTAGCCGGTAAGAACGACATTGCGGTCTTCCTGTTTCCAGTAGTGTGGAGCAATCTTAGGCCCTATTTAGCGGGCATATTTCCACTATTTTGTAAAGCTATTTTGTAGTAAAGGTATTTTGCAAACTAGAAGTCTATATAGTaaaatcagatttttttttttacttcacgAATTTTGACTACACAGGTCTGTTTTGGCATTTTGGGAGAAACCTTCCCAAACAGTTCCTTAATGTATTAGCCACTTAGCCCTGGCTGGTGAAGCTGCAACGGGGACGTGATCGAGTTTGCTTGCATAATAGGAAGCTACTACACAACATTATTTGCACACTTCACAAGAGAATGAATATAATGAGGGCAGCACGGACACTTCAGCTATCTTCATCGCCCGTCTGAATTCTCAAATATTTTATATGAACTAGATGGAGCACTTAGCTGTTAGAGTGCAATAGTGGTTGAGACAAGACAACCGCAATTTCTTTTATCCTCGGGTGGGTTGGGTGTAGCATCTATTCCTCTCCAAGGGAAAAAGTGCACCTAGCAAATCACTGGAGCAAAACATGACGATGCTTACACCTTAGTTAGCTAGACATTAcaatattacattaaaataacCTATTCTTAAGCATAATATAGATGAACGTCAGTGTACATAATATAGATGAACGTCCAGGGCGCATGCCTGGATCCATCGTCATGGACATGGCTAGCATGAGGCCGCCTGCTGAGCCCAAGAAGGTATGCGTCGTCGGCGCGGGCATGTccgggctggcggcggcgcgcgagctGCGGCGCGAGGGCCTCGCCGTCACGGTCCTGGAGCAATGCGGCGACATCGGCGGGCAGTGGCTCTACGACCCTCGGACCGACGCCGACGACCCGCTCGGAGCCGCGGTGCCGGTGAATGTGCACGGCAGCATGTACGCGTCCGTGCGGCTGATCAGCACGCGCGAGACCATGGGCTTCTCCGACTTCCAGTTCGTGCCCaggcccggcgccgccggccgcgacgcGCGCCGCTTCCCGGGACGCCGCGAGGTGTACTGCTACCTCAAGGACTTCTGCGCCGCGTTCGGGCTCGCCGACGCCGTCAGGCTCAACACCCGCGTCGTGCGCGTcgccatggcggcgccggcgccacgtgAAGCCTCCGGCGGCGACGTCAAATGGCTGGTGAGATCCGTACACGTCCAGCCGGACGGCAGCGAGGACGGGGTGGCCGCCGAGGAGGTGttcgacgccgtcgtcgtcgccaacGGCCATTATTCGCAGCCAAGATTGCCCAAGATACAAGGTACCTAAACCAATATAATCCAACTGCTCACTACATAGTATTACATTTGCAAATAAACCAACTCTCGCCTGCTCGATCGATCTCGATCAGGAATGGGGGAATGGAGCCGGCGGCAACTGCACAGCCACTCCTACCGGGTGCCGGACCCCTACCGCGACGAGGTACGGAGGAAGAATCCACAGCAAAAGCCATTCATTATTTATGCTCTGCTTGCTTGGCAGCCTGACAATAGTCTTCGTCTCCGGCGACGGAGCGCAGACGGTGGTGATCGTCGGCTGCGGGGACAGCGGCCTGGACATCGCCCTGGATCTCTCCGGTGTCGCCAAGGAGGTTCACCTCTCAGCCAGGACCGTGGGGGACGCCACGACGCCGGCGGTGTCCAATATCCTCGCCAACCACTCCGACATGCACCTGCACCCGCAGGTGCACCGCCTGTGCGAGGACGGGCGGGTAGTGTTCGCCGACGGCTCGTCCGTCGTCGCCGACACCGTCATCTACTGCACCGGGTACCTGTACTCGTTCCCGTTCCTCGACACGGGAGGGGTGGTCACCGTGGACGACAACCGCGTGGGCCCCCTGTTCGAGCACACCTtcccgccggcgctggcgccgtCGCTGTCGTTCGTGGGAATACCGATGAGGGTGTTCGTGCCGTGGTTCCTGGAGGCGCAGGCCAGATGGATCGCGCGGGTTCTGTCCGGcacggcggcgctgccgccggagcaagACATGCTGCAGGCGGTGCAGGAGGACTACCGCGCCAGGGAGATGGCCGGTTTGCCGGCGAGGTACTCGCACGACATCGGCATGTTCAAAATCAGTGTACGCACCCTCCTTACCAACCTTTGTATGATACGGATTaaacattttttagaaaaaaattgacCTTGTGATACATACAAGAGAATTTGAACAGTTTTATGCTTA from Setaria italica strain Yugu1 chromosome II, Setaria_italica_v2.0, whole genome shotgun sequence encodes the following:
- the LOC101765470 gene encoding flavin-containing monooxygenase FMO GS-OX-like 8, whose protein sequence is MPGSIVMDMASMRPPAEPKKVCVVGAGMSGLAAARELRREGLAVTVLEQCGDIGGQWLYDPRTDADDPLGAAVPVNVHGSMYASVRLISTRETMGFSDFQFVPRPGAAGRDARRFPGRREVYCYLKDFCAAFGLADAVRLNTRVVRVAMAAPAPREASGGDVKWLVRSVHVQPDGSEDGVAAEEVFDAVVVANGHYSQPRLPKIQGMGEWSRRQLHSHSYRVPDPYRDETVVIVGCGDSGLDIALDLSGVAKEVHLSARTVGDATTPAVSNILANHSDMHLHPQVHRLCEDGRVVFADGSSVVADTVIYCTGYLYSFPFLDTGGVVTVDDNRVGPLFEHTFPPALAPSLSFVGIPMRVFVPWFLEAQARWIARVLSGTAALPPEQDMLQAVQEDYRAREMAGLPARYSHDIGMFKISEILEFVNRYTDLPNMEDWKMELLLTTLGNMKDNRETFQDRDDYSENVNQGFQRWLSLAGAQYEAAIAAGGAGDDDAGGDAAEVQQKPLPLHLKSEL
- the LOC101772912 gene encoding flavin-containing monooxygenase FMO GS-OX-like 8, which codes for MPGSIVMDMASMRPPAEPKKVCVVGAGMSGLAAARELRREGLAVTVLEQCGDIGGQWLYDPRTDADDPLGAAVPVNVHSSMYASVRLLSTRETMGFSDFQFVPRPGAAGRDARRFPGRREVYCYLKDFCAAFGLADAVRLNTRVVRVAMAAPAPREASGGDVKWLVRSVHVQPDGNEDGVAAEEVFDAVVVANGHYSQPRLPKIQGMGEWSRRQLHSHSYRVPDPYRDETVVIVGCGDSGLDIALDLSGVAKEVNLSAKTVGDATTPAVSKILANHSDMHLHPQVHRLCEDGRVVFADGSSVVADTFIYSTGYLYSFPFLDTGGVVTVDDNRVGPLFEHTFPPALAPSLSFVGIPMKVFVPWFLEAQARWIARVLSGTAALPPEQDMLQAVQEDYRAREMAGFPARYSHDIGNFKTSEILEFVNRYTDLPNMEDWKMELLLTTLGNKKDNRETFQDRDDYSENVNQGFQRWLSLAGAQYEAAIAAGGAGDDDAGGDAAQVQQKPLPLHLKSEL